The stretch of DNA GTGGTATACGCACCGCTGCCGTTACGACGCGCGACAGCATGAGACCGCGCGCAACCTGAGCCTGCTCTCCGCGCTCGGCATTCATGCCGATTCCCAGCCGCCTGAGATATATCCGGATGCAGAAAACCAGTGGACGGTGGATCGCCTTACCGCCCCGGCGCAAAAAAACACCCGCTGGGTGGCCTTGGCGCCGGGATCCGTCTGGCCCACCAAACGCTGGCCAGAGAGCCGTTATCGGGAACTGGCCGCGCGATTGACCGCCGACCGGTGCATCGTGTTCCTCGTCGGTGGCAAAGAGGATCAACCACTTTGCCGGCGCATCGCCGAGGGCCTTTCACCGCAGGTGGTGGACGCTTCGGGACAGTTGTCACTGCGGGCCTCGGCTGAACTGCTGCGGCGCTGCAGGATCCTGGTCACCAACGACAGCGCACCCATGCATCTGGCGTCAGCCACCGGCACCCTAACCTTGGCGCTCTTTGGGCCTACGGTGCCGGCCTTTGGCTTTGGTCCCTACGCCCGCGAGTCGGTGGTCCTGGAAAGGTCGCTCGAATGCCGTCCCTGTACCACCCACGGCAGCCGACGGTGCCCCATTAAAACCCACGCCTGTTTGACAGGCATAACCGTTTCCATGGTTTATGATCAGCTACAGCAAATGATAAACAAGGGATGGACGGCATAACAGAAATACTCAAAATCGATCCGGTGAAACCCCAAGAAGACCTTGTGGGACGAGCGGTCCGTGTACTTAAAAACGGCGGGGTCATCGGTTATCCGACGGAAACCGTTTATGGCATCGGCTGCAATTTTTTTCATCAGGAGGCGGTCGATCGCATCTACGCCATGAAGAAACGCCGACACGACAAAGCCTTTATCCTCATCGTTGCGGATCCATTGCAGGTCCGGGATGTGGTCGCTGAAATTCCAGAAAGCG from bacterium encodes:
- the waaF gene encoding lipopolysaccharide heptosyltransferase II, yielding MTDQPKILVIQTAFIGDVILATPLFSALKQHLPQARIECLTTPTAGDVLQNNPHVDRLITYDKHDSQKGLIGLLSLMRRLKKSEYNLVLAPHRSLRTALLVHCTGAPMRIGFDKNSGAWWYTHRCRYDARQHETARNLSLLSALGIHADSQPPEIYPDAENQWTVDRLTAPAQKNTRWVALAPGSVWPTKRWPESRYRELAARLTADRCIVFLVGGKEDQPLCRRIAEGLSPQVVDASGQLSLRASAELLRRCRILVTNDSAPMHLASATGTLTLALFGPTVPAFGFGPYARESVVLERSLECRPCTTHGSRRCPIKTHACLTGITVSMVYDQLQQMINKGWTA